Proteins co-encoded in one Methylomonas albis genomic window:
- a CDS encoding triphosphoribosyl-dephospho-CoA synthase, whose translation MLSRQQLIEVYLQACEIELQAFKPGNVSVYSAADDMTVEDFRLSARVSSEPITNPQYSLGEKVYYAVKATREAVACNTNLGIILLCAPLLQVLASLNKGENLREGLQQLLESTTREDADWVFKAVTLAAPAGLGESTQHDVQKPADVTLIEAMIFAANKDRIALQYATIFKDVFDLGVLRYNRAFVLSGDCGWAALAVFAAMLAQFPDSHIERKYGERYSEWIKAEMEELDRAMNTVYEPEELLPVLYDLDKAFKAQRINPGTTADITVATVLVVLLEQLISQEMVGRL comes from the coding sequence ATGCTGAGCAGGCAGCAGTTGATAGAGGTTTATTTGCAAGCTTGCGAAATAGAGCTGCAAGCTTTCAAGCCCGGTAATGTCAGCGTTTATAGTGCCGCGGATGATATGACGGTCGAGGACTTTCGGCTTAGCGCACGGGTTAGTAGCGAGCCGATTACCAATCCGCAATACAGCTTGGGTGAAAAAGTTTATTACGCGGTTAAAGCCACGCGTGAGGCGGTCGCCTGCAATACCAATTTAGGCATTATTTTACTGTGCGCGCCCTTGTTACAGGTGCTTGCTAGCCTGAATAAGGGTGAAAACTTGCGCGAGGGCTTACAGCAACTGCTAGAAAGTACTACTCGCGAGGACGCCGACTGGGTTTTCAAGGCGGTGACCTTGGCCGCGCCAGCTGGCCTAGGCGAATCGACGCAACACGATGTACAAAAACCTGCTGATGTGACGCTGATCGAGGCCATGATTTTTGCCGCTAACAAGGACAGAATCGCGCTGCAATACGCAACAATATTTAAAGACGTTTTTGATTTGGGCGTTTTACGATATAATCGTGCTTTCGTTTTGTCTGGCGATTGTGGGTGGGCTGCGTTAGCGGTTTTTGCTGCTATGTTGGCTCAGTTTCCCGATAGTCATATTGAACGGAAGTATGGAGAGCGGTATTCAGAGTGGATCAAGGCTGAAATGGAAGAGCTCGATAGAGCGATGAACACAGTCTATGAGCCTGAAGAGCTTTTGCCAGTATTGTATGATCTGGACAAAGCTTTTAAGGCACAAAGAATCAATCCGGGTACAACAGCTGACATAACTGTAGCGACGGTACTGGTGGTGCTTCTGGAACAACTGATCAGTCAGGAAATGGTTGGTCGGTTATAG